From Bacillus basilensis, a single genomic window includes:
- a CDS encoding LamG-like jellyroll fold domain-containing protein codes for MDRTALRKVKGLIGLLMVFVLAFVSFPWSTSVKAEEKKQEKAPSEKKIVFPVVSDVHIKNSGTDDTFRWKRAIEQLNTLAPKQDAFVIVGDFTDTGSVQQYDRFMQVYNENANKDAVRMNSLGNHDYWNGLSVEGAQKRFLEKTGMESIYYHKVIKGYHFLVMSPENGTTHGYYSDKQINWLKEEMVKAQKDDPEKPIFVFLHQHIKETVYGSHEWGTQDSAKINAVLKEYPQAITFSGHSHYPLDDPRSIHQKDFTSVGTSSVSYMEVEGGKVQGNIPPGASTLSQGLLVEVDDEEVTINRRDFHTNSWTGEPWKIKLPSKKETFTHVEDRDKEKPSFSADAKLSVSNITENAATVTFSQALDNLLVHSYRVQARDKQTGEIKNKLLAFSEFYRDPVPKDLTFTLAGLDGGKTYTLEVVAIDSFGNESVQPLTAEVTTKKDNIDPNVKVPKADVFDVNFLDGTFKDNSPFGVKGDVKGNVSIAYDKALKTNVMKLNGQANTFGYLPFSAAQKEKVANTFTLETVFSMNEIRGQGILQNTESGGIGFESTGSGNVELWAHIGGSYKRVGVQLEANKTYHLTGTYNGSEVAIYVDGKKVNSQPAKGKVSHPNVPFAFGADPDSNGNGGIPLNGQIALAKLYSKALSSSEVLAAYNEFSNRTKLEQVNALYEELGKVKEVLAGTYEFGDKPGQYSKEAFQELEKSYNHAKQVFENLASTGEQIVQTYNELKTANQTFIQSKVVEQPKTPKEKLQINIESAKAVVKKAQAANVTDGSVKALSQKITVAEAVLKDVKVKDAQVETMNRTLEYTISLVEKSINK; via the coding sequence GTGGACAGAACTGCTTTACGAAAAGTAAAAGGTCTTATTGGATTATTAATGGTTTTTGTATTAGCATTTGTATCATTTCCATGGAGTACATCAGTTAAAGCGGAAGAGAAGAAGCAAGAAAAGGCACCTAGTGAAAAGAAGATAGTTTTTCCAGTTGTAAGTGATGTACATATTAAAAATAGTGGAACTGACGATACGTTTCGCTGGAAACGAGCGATTGAACAGCTCAATACGCTTGCACCAAAGCAAGATGCTTTTGTTATCGTAGGTGATTTCACAGATACAGGGTCTGTGCAGCAATATGATCGTTTCATGCAAGTGTATAACGAAAATGCAAATAAAGATGCAGTACGAATGAATTCTCTAGGAAATCATGATTATTGGAACGGTTTATCTGTAGAGGGAGCGCAGAAGCGTTTCTTAGAAAAAACAGGTATGGAATCAATTTATTATCATAAAGTGATAAAAGGGTATCACTTTCTTGTTATGTCGCCAGAAAATGGGACAACACACGGATATTATTCAGATAAGCAAATTAATTGGTTAAAAGAAGAGATGGTGAAAGCACAAAAAGATGACCCAGAAAAACCGATTTTCGTATTTTTACATCAACACATTAAAGAGACAGTTTACGGTAGTCATGAATGGGGAACACAAGATAGCGCAAAAATTAATGCGGTATTAAAAGAATATCCGCAAGCTATTACGTTTTCAGGTCATTCACATTATCCGCTAGATGATCCAAGATCAATTCATCAAAAAGACTTTACATCAGTTGGTACATCTTCAGTAAGTTATATGGAAGTTGAAGGTGGTAAAGTACAAGGGAATATCCCGCCAGGAGCTAGCACGTTAAGCCAAGGTTTACTAGTAGAAGTAGATGATGAAGAAGTAACGATTAATCGTCGTGATTTCCATACAAATTCTTGGACAGGCGAGCCTTGGAAAATTAAATTACCATCAAAGAAAGAAACATTTACACATGTAGAAGATCGTGATAAAGAAAAACCATCTTTTTCGGCAGATGCGAAGTTATCAGTATCAAATATAACAGAAAATGCAGCAACAGTAACATTTTCTCAAGCATTGGACAACCTTCTTGTTCACTCTTATCGTGTACAAGCTAGAGATAAGCAAACAGGAGAAATTAAGAATAAGTTGTTAGCATTCTCAGAGTTTTACCGTGACCCAGTGCCGAAAGACCTTACATTTACACTGGCAGGATTAGATGGCGGAAAAACATATACGCTTGAAGTAGTTGCAATTGATTCATTTGGTAATGAAAGTGTGCAGCCTTTAACAGCAGAAGTTACTACGAAGAAAGATAATATTGATCCGAATGTAAAAGTGCCAAAGGCGGACGTTTTTGATGTGAATTTCTTAGACGGTACATTTAAAGATAACTCACCGTTTGGAGTAAAAGGTGATGTGAAAGGAAATGTATCTATTGCATATGATAAAGCTTTAAAAACAAATGTAATGAAATTGAATGGACAAGCTAATACATTTGGATATCTTCCGTTTTCAGCAGCACAAAAAGAGAAAGTAGCAAATACGTTTACGCTAGAAACTGTATTTTCAATGAATGAAATTCGCGGACAAGGTATTTTACAAAATACAGAGAGTGGCGGAATTGGTTTTGAATCTACAGGAAGTGGAAATGTTGAATTATGGGCTCATATTGGTGGTAGCTATAAACGTGTTGGAGTTCAATTAGAAGCGAACAAAACGTATCACTTAACAGGAACGTATAACGGAAGTGAAGTAGCTATTTATGTAGATGGTAAAAAAGTAAATAGCCAACCAGCTAAAGGGAAAGTGTCTCATCCGAACGTACCATTTGCATTTGGAGCTGACCCTGATAGTAATGGAAATGGCGGTATTCCGTTAAACGGACAAATTGCGCTTGCGAAATTGTATAGTAAAGCGTTAAGTTCTTCAGAAGTATTAGCAGCTTACAATGAGTTTTCTAACCGAACGAAGTTAGAGCAAGTGAACGCGTTATATGAAGAGCTTGGAAAAGTAAAAGAAGTGTTAGCTGGTACGTATGAATTTGGTGATAAGCCAGGTCAATATTCAAAGGAAGCATTTCAAGAATTAGAGAAAAGCTATAATCATGCAAAGCAAGTGTTTGAAAATCTAGCAAGTACTGGGGAACAAATTGTTCAAACATATAATGAATTAAAAACTGCAAATCAAACATTTATACAATCTAAAGTAGTAGAACAACCGAAAACACCGAAAGAGAAATTACAAATTAATATTGAATCTGCAAAAGCAGTAGTGAAAAAAGCACAAGCTGCAAATGTAACGGACGGTTCAGTGAAAGCACTGAGTCAAAAAATTACGGTGGCAGAAGCTGTATTGAAAGATGTAAAAGTAAAAGATGCACAGGTAGAAACGATGAATCGTACATTAGAGTATACGATTTCACTCGTTGAAAAAAGCATAAACAAATAA
- a CDS encoding amino acid permease: MKSLLRKKPLSTESPRQLERTLTALDLTFLGIGAVIGTGIFVLTGIVAAKHSGPGIMLSFLIAAFTCACVAFCYAEFASSIPVSGSVYTYAYMTVGEVVAFIVGWCLMLEYLLAVAAVAVGWSGYLQSLLQGFNIHLPAIIASAPGVGKGGLIDLPAVCILLLITGLLSFGIRESARINNIMVLIKLAVIIAFIVAGAKYVKPENWTPFIPFGYDGIITGAATVFFAFLGFDAIATAAEETKKPQRDLPIGIIGSLLICTVLYMIVSFVLTGMVPYTQLDVSDPVAFALHFVGEDAIAGLLAVGAMTGMTTVLLVVMYGQVRVSYAMSRDGLLPKALARVNKKVKIPLLNTWITGVVSALLAGLLDLHVLANLVNIGTLTAFTFVCCAVLILRKTHPDLKRGFRAPFVPVLPVVAILCCLYLMINLSKTTWISFAVWLLVGLCFYFFYSRKHSHLASEKKNDEQKKA, from the coding sequence GTGAAGTCATTATTACGAAAAAAACCGCTTAGTACTGAATCACCACGGCAATTAGAGAGAACATTGACCGCACTTGATTTAACGTTTTTAGGAATTGGCGCCGTAATTGGGACAGGGATTTTTGTATTAACAGGTATTGTCGCAGCAAAACATTCTGGTCCTGGTATTATGCTATCATTTCTTATTGCTGCATTTACTTGTGCTTGTGTAGCCTTTTGTTATGCCGAATTTGCTTCTTCTATTCCTGTCTCAGGAAGTGTGTATACTTACGCATACATGACAGTTGGAGAAGTCGTCGCCTTCATCGTCGGCTGGTGTTTAATGCTCGAATATTTACTTGCAGTCGCAGCAGTAGCTGTCGGTTGGTCTGGTTATTTACAATCTTTACTACAAGGATTTAACATCCATCTGCCCGCCATAATCGCTTCGGCCCCTGGCGTAGGAAAAGGTGGTCTCATCGATTTACCAGCTGTTTGTATTTTACTACTCATTACTGGTCTTTTAAGCTTTGGTATACGCGAAAGCGCACGCATTAATAATATTATGGTTCTTATCAAGTTAGCTGTTATTATCGCCTTTATCGTAGCAGGCGCAAAATATGTAAAACCTGAAAATTGGACACCGTTTATTCCATTCGGATACGACGGTATTATTACTGGGGCTGCCACTGTGTTCTTCGCCTTCTTAGGATTTGATGCAATCGCAACCGCTGCAGAAGAAACGAAAAAACCACAGCGTGATTTACCAATTGGCATTATCGGTTCCCTTCTCATTTGTACCGTTTTATATATGATTGTATCTTTCGTTTTAACAGGTATGGTTCCGTATACACAATTAGACGTTTCTGATCCAGTTGCGTTTGCTTTACATTTCGTTGGTGAAGATGCCATTGCAGGATTACTCGCTGTTGGGGCAATGACTGGAATGACAACCGTTCTCTTAGTCGTTATGTATGGACAAGTTCGCGTTTCGTATGCGATGAGCCGCGACGGTTTACTTCCAAAAGCGTTAGCACGTGTGAATAAAAAAGTAAAAATCCCTTTATTAAACACGTGGATTACTGGCGTTGTGTCGGCTTTATTAGCAGGACTTTTAGACTTACATGTATTAGCTAACTTAGTGAACATCGGTACGTTAACAGCCTTCACATTCGTTTGCTGCGCTGTACTTATTTTACGAAAAACTCATCCTGACTTAAAACGCGGATTCCGTGCACCTTTCGTACCTGTATTACCAGTTGTTGCAATTCTTTGCTGTTTATATTTAATGATCAATTTGTCTAAAACGACATGGATTAGCTTTGCGGTTTGGCTTCTAGTCGGCTTATGCTTCTATTTCTTCTACTCTAGAAAACATAGTCACTTAGCTAGCGAAAAAAAGAATGATGAACAGAAAAAAGCATAA
- a CDS encoding cation:proton antiporter — protein MLFYFELVVILLCTKLAGDISVRLGQPSVLGKLLVGIIIGPAVLGIINSSELIDELSEIGVLLLMFMAGLETDLEELNRNLKSSFAVAAGGIIFPFIGGYVTGLLFGLMQSHAIFLGLLLCATSVSITVQTLRDLGKMNTRESTTILGAAVFDDVIVVILLAFVMSFLGTQDVNITLVIVKKIIFFVSIVFIAWKVVPWIMKMLVPLRVTEALISSALIICFSFSYYSEMMGIAGIIGAFAAGIAISQTEYKHEVEHKIEPIAYAIFVPVFFVSIGMEITFQGIGSQLWFIIIMTLVAIFTKLIGSGLGARLTGFNLQSSISIGAGMVSRGEVALIIAANGLTANLLAKENFTAIVIVVILTTIITPPLLKKYFV, from the coding sequence ATGTTATTTTATTTTGAACTTGTCGTCATTTTACTTTGTACGAAATTAGCTGGTGATATTAGCGTGAGACTCGGCCAGCCTTCTGTACTTGGTAAGTTACTTGTTGGTATTATTATCGGTCCGGCTGTACTTGGTATTATTAATAGTTCTGAACTAATTGATGAATTGAGTGAGATTGGTGTTTTACTCCTTATGTTTATGGCGGGGCTTGAAACAGATCTAGAAGAGTTAAATCGGAATTTGAAATCATCATTTGCAGTAGCGGCTGGTGGAATTATTTTTCCTTTCATCGGTGGTTATGTAACAGGATTGTTGTTTGGATTGATGCAATCTCATGCGATTTTTTTAGGTTTATTACTTTGCGCAACGTCAGTTAGTATTACGGTGCAAACGTTACGTGATTTAGGGAAAATGAATACGAGAGAAAGTACAACGATTTTAGGTGCAGCTGTATTTGATGATGTCATCGTCGTTATTTTATTAGCTTTTGTGATGAGTTTTTTAGGAACACAAGATGTGAATATAACACTTGTTATCGTAAAGAAAATTATTTTCTTTGTTAGCATTGTTTTTATCGCATGGAAAGTTGTTCCGTGGATTATGAAAATGCTTGTGCCACTTCGTGTAACAGAAGCGTTAATTAGCTCGGCTCTTATTATTTGTTTCTCTTTTTCGTATTACAGTGAAATGATGGGGATTGCAGGTATTATTGGAGCATTTGCAGCCGGAATTGCCATTTCTCAAACAGAGTATAAGCACGAAGTAGAACATAAAATTGAACCGATTGCTTATGCGATATTTGTACCAGTTTTCTTCGTAAGTATTGGAATGGAAATTACATTTCAAGGTATCGGAAGTCAGCTTTGGTTCATTATCATCATGACGCTCGTTGCGATCTTCACAAAGTTAATCGGATCAGGTTTAGGAGCAAGACTAACAGGATTCAACTTACAATCTTCTATTAGTATCGGTGCGGGAATGGTGTCGCGCGGAGAAGTAGCACTTATCATCGCAGCAAATGGACTTACGGCGAATCTATTAGCGAAAGAAAATTTCACAGCGATTGTTATTGTTGTTATATTGACGACGATTATTACGCCGCCGCTTTTGAAGAAGTATTTTGTATAG
- a CDS encoding outer surface protein produces the protein MKVTKGKVIGVMIFLLLCIPFTAWKESKVKDFPVSIFSFYVEDENPKDYKYTAFVPDFAVWIGGWEKQQSEGEITSYKKGDRTVIVHHPPDNDGFYLYDTKEIREYTQP, from the coding sequence GTGAAGGTTACAAAGGGGAAGGTTATAGGTGTAATGATATTCCTGTTGTTGTGCATACCATTTACTGCATGGAAAGAATCAAAAGTGAAAGATTTTCCGGTTTCTATTTTTTCTTTCTATGTAGAAGACGAAAACCCGAAAGACTATAAGTACACTGCTTTTGTACCTGACTTTGCAGTTTGGATAGGTGGTTGGGAAAAACAGCAATCTGAAGGTGAAATAACGTCATATAAAAAAGGGGATCGAACTGTAATTGTTCACCATCCACCGGATAATGATGGTTTTTATCTTTATGATACAAAAGAGATTAGAGAATATACGCAACCGTAA
- a CDS encoding MurR/RpiR family transcriptional regulator, with product MKASTLLFKIESNMDQFSPAEKKVAMYIMENAEIVPNLTTKEVSTNAGASEASVVRFCKSIGIGSFKAFKIALVRELTIADYNINDFSVMNTEDGPYDLFNKVTYVNKAAIEASVTAIDKKELEKAADRIVNADKIIFYGVGGSATPAMDGAYKFTRLGFTAMMLSDFHMMLPLVTNLKEGDIFVAISTSGRTKDVLEMAQYAKRQGATVIAITKLDQSSPLYKEADIRLCMPDVEQDHRIASIASRMTQLNMIDALYVITFNRIGNKVLDQFMETREEALRLRKLK from the coding sequence GTGAAAGCTTCTACATTACTATTTAAAATTGAAAGTAATATGGATCAATTTTCACCAGCTGAAAAGAAGGTTGCCATGTACATAATGGAGAATGCAGAGATTGTTCCGAACTTAACGACGAAAGAAGTGTCAACGAATGCAGGCGCAAGTGAGGCGAGTGTTGTTCGCTTTTGTAAGTCGATTGGAATTGGAAGTTTTAAAGCATTTAAAATAGCGCTCGTTCGCGAATTAACGATTGCTGATTATAATATTAACGATTTTTCAGTAATGAATACGGAAGATGGACCGTATGACTTGTTTAATAAAGTTACATATGTGAATAAAGCTGCAATTGAGGCGAGCGTTACTGCTATTGATAAGAAGGAGCTTGAGAAAGCTGCAGATCGTATTGTAAATGCGGATAAAATTATATTTTACGGAGTAGGCGGATCAGCTACCCCAGCGATGGACGGGGCTTATAAATTTACAAGGCTCGGATTTACTGCAATGATGCTATCTGATTTTCATATGATGTTGCCGCTTGTGACAAATTTAAAAGAAGGCGATATATTTGTGGCGATTTCAACATCTGGTCGAACGAAAGATGTACTTGAAATGGCGCAATATGCGAAGAGACAAGGTGCAACAGTTATTGCGATTACGAAGCTTGATCAATCATCACCGTTATATAAAGAGGCAGACATCCGTCTTTGTATGCCAGATGTAGAACAAGATCATCGTATTGCGAGTATTGCTTCAAGAATGACACAATTGAATATGATAGATGCTTTATATGTGATTACTTTTAATCGTATTGGTAATAAAGTGTTGGATCAATTTATGGAGACAAGAGAAGAAGCTTTGAGGTTACGGAAGTTAAAATGA
- the murQ gene encoding N-acetylmuramic acid 6-phosphate etherase translates to MLENLSTEHRNEKTMNLDEMSIKEVLKSMNEEDRTVALAVEKEIEQIEKVVEAVIQSFEEEGRLIYIGAGTSGRLGILDAVECPPTFGTDDKMVQGFIAGGLKAFTKAVEGAEDREELAEEDLKSIGLNEKDTVIGIAASGRTPYVIGGLKYAHSVGASTASISCNKNAEISKYAKLNVEVETGAEILTGSTRLKAGTAQKLVLNMISTASMIGVGKVYKNLMVDVQSTNEKLVERSKRIIVEATGASYEVAAEHYEKAERNVKAAIVMVLLQCEYGEALKKLKEAKGFVKKAL, encoded by the coding sequence ATGTTAGAGAATTTATCGACAGAACATCGTAATGAGAAGACGATGAATTTAGACGAGATGAGCATAAAAGAAGTTTTAAAAAGTATGAATGAAGAAGATCGAACTGTTGCATTAGCAGTTGAAAAAGAGATAGAACAAATTGAAAAGGTTGTAGAGGCTGTTATTCAATCTTTTGAAGAAGAGGGACGTTTAATTTACATTGGGGCTGGTACGAGTGGTCGTTTAGGTATTTTGGACGCAGTGGAATGTCCGCCGACATTTGGCACAGATGATAAAATGGTGCAGGGATTTATAGCAGGTGGTTTGAAAGCGTTTACTAAAGCGGTGGAAGGTGCCGAAGACCGCGAAGAGTTAGCAGAAGAAGATTTAAAAAGTATTGGATTAAACGAGAAAGATACTGTGATTGGAATTGCGGCAAGTGGTAGAACTCCTTATGTCATTGGTGGCTTGAAATACGCGCATAGCGTGGGAGCGAGCACGGCGAGTATTTCTTGTAATAAAAATGCTGAAATAAGTAAATATGCAAAACTAAATGTAGAAGTAGAAACAGGCGCAGAAATTTTAACAGGCTCAACGCGTTTGAAGGCTGGTACAGCGCAAAAATTAGTGCTGAATATGATTTCAACAGCTTCTATGATTGGTGTGGGGAAAGTATATAAAAACTTAATGGTAGATGTTCAGTCTACAAATGAAAAGCTAGTAGAACGATCAAAACGAATTATTGTGGAAGCGACAGGCGCTAGTTATGAAGTAGCAGCAGAGCATTATGAGAAAGCAGAACGTAACGTGAAAGCTGCGATTGTTATGGTGTTATTGCAGTGTGAGTATGGGGAAGCACTGAAGAAATTAAAAGAAGCGAAAGGGTTTGTGAAGAAGGCACTATAA
- a CDS encoding PTS transporter subunit EIIC, which yields MRKEERMAKEISEQLGGVKNIRGIAHCMTRLRLTLHDESKVNMDLLKKVEGVMGVIEDETLQVVVGPGTVNKVAAEMEGLTGLRIGEVADHHLEDLGQEMKSEIKKKNNTPVKNFLRKIGSIFIPLIPGLVASGIINGVANFAKNAGADPNATWLQMLLLIGGGIFTFLGILVGWNTAKEFGGTPVLGAIAGILIFNPAMANVKLFGEALVPGRGGLFAVIFAAWLMVVVERQVRKAVPNAVDIIVTPLITVLVVSIVTMLAIQPVAGFLSEGITSGINGILNIGGAFAGAVLAGTFLPLVMVGLHHGLTPIHMEFINQTHVTPLLPVLAMAGAGQVGAAIAIFVKTKNKRLRNVIKGALPVGFLGIGEPLLYGVTLPLGKPFLTACLGAAVGGAFQAVMQTAALGIGVSGLSLIPLIADNKYLLYFLGLVVAYTFGFIFTYFFGFKEEMAENI from the coding sequence ATGAGGAAAGAAGAGAGAATGGCGAAAGAAATTTCAGAGCAACTTGGGGGAGTAAAAAATATTCGCGGCATTGCTCATTGTATGACGAGACTGCGATTAACACTTCATGATGAAAGTAAAGTAAACATGGACCTTTTGAAAAAGGTTGAAGGGGTTATGGGTGTTATTGAAGATGAGACGCTTCAAGTTGTTGTTGGGCCAGGGACAGTAAATAAAGTAGCAGCTGAAATGGAAGGTTTAACAGGACTCCGAATCGGTGAAGTGGCAGATCATCATCTTGAAGATCTTGGGCAAGAGATGAAGTCAGAGATTAAGAAGAAAAATAATACACCAGTGAAAAACTTTTTAAGAAAAATAGGAAGTATTTTTATTCCGTTAATTCCGGGTCTTGTTGCATCAGGTATTATAAACGGGGTTGCTAACTTTGCGAAAAACGCAGGTGCTGACCCGAATGCAACGTGGCTACAAATGTTACTACTCATTGGCGGCGGTATCTTTACATTTTTAGGGATTTTAGTCGGTTGGAATACAGCGAAAGAGTTTGGCGGGACACCAGTTCTTGGGGCAATTGCTGGTATTTTAATTTTTAACCCGGCGATGGCGAATGTGAAATTATTCGGTGAAGCGCTCGTACCCGGACGGGGCGGATTATTTGCAGTTATTTTTGCAGCGTGGCTTATGGTTGTAGTGGAAAGACAAGTTCGAAAAGCAGTACCAAATGCAGTTGATATTATCGTGACACCACTCATTACTGTGTTAGTGGTGAGTATCGTAACGATGTTGGCAATTCAGCCGGTAGCCGGTTTCTTATCTGAAGGAATTACTAGCGGAATTAATGGCATTTTAAATATTGGCGGCGCGTTTGCGGGAGCAGTGCTTGCTGGAACATTTTTACCGCTCGTTATGGTCGGATTGCATCACGGTTTAACACCAATTCACATGGAGTTTATTAATCAAACGCACGTAACACCTTTATTACCAGTACTCGCAATGGCTGGTGCTGGGCAAGTAGGAGCAGCCATTGCGATTTTTGTAAAAACAAAAAACAAACGACTTCGTAACGTAATTAAAGGTGCATTACCAGTTGGGTTCTTAGGAATTGGTGAACCGTTATTATACGGGGTTACATTACCACTTGGGAAACCGTTTCTCACTGCTTGTTTAGGGGCAGCTGTCGGCGGTGCATTCCAAGCAGTTATGCAAACAGCTGCACTTGGAATTGGTGTATCAGGATTATCATTAATTCCGTTAATTGCTGATAATAAGTATTTATTATATTTCCTTGGATTAGTAGTGGCATATACTTTCGGATTTATCTTTACGTACTTCTTCGGATTCAAAGAAGAAATGGCAGAAAACATATAG